In Microscilla marina ATCC 23134, the following proteins share a genomic window:
- a CDS encoding GAF domain-containing SpoIIE family protein phosphatase gives MKTAPITINESARLKALHRYHILDTGFEKEFDDLVKLASYICEAPISLISLVAENKQWFKAKVGLEMQETPRSQAFCAHAIHTPNLFVIEDATKDERFWDNPLVTNSPDIRFYAGMPLTTPEGFRLGTLCVIDQKPRQLSLAQKQALQTLATQVITQLELRLKLKTVAAERQELVLKNEEVQQKNSLLEIKQNKINEQNKALKQATANIEQHNRLLKAKQVEITTQNTELKQSQQALLAQRDEIALAHKKLWRYNERIIANLRYAKRVQQVILPTSQEIQQVCQDYFVLYRPKDIVSGDFYWVEEVDNQVFMVVADCTGHGVPGAFMSLVGATLLDRIVKVKREYHPAKILEALNTEVRRVLHQEVSDDRSGMDIAICKFEKISPEQNLLTFAGAKHSVYYTHPHEQNIRTLKGTPKAIGGVQRTNISFTNQCVRLPVGSTFYLCSDGYVDQNDAQRNKIGQLLFLQLLQHVQSLTLANQQQFLLNFLEKHMQHTEQRDDILLMGFRM, from the coding sequence ATGAAAACAGCTCCTATAACAATCAACGAATCAGCACGCCTAAAGGCACTTCATCGTTACCATATCCTGGACACAGGTTTTGAAAAAGAGTTTGATGACCTGGTAAAACTTGCCTCTTATATTTGCGAGGCACCTATTTCTCTCATTTCATTGGTGGCCGAAAACAAACAGTGGTTTAAGGCTAAAGTAGGACTAGAAATGCAAGAAACCCCTCGAAGTCAGGCTTTTTGCGCTCACGCCATTCATACCCCAAACTTATTTGTAATAGAAGACGCCACAAAAGATGAACGCTTTTGGGACAATCCCTTGGTAACCAATAGTCCAGACATTCGCTTTTACGCTGGTATGCCGCTTACCACCCCAGAAGGCTTTCGTTTGGGCACTTTGTGTGTAATAGATCAAAAACCCCGGCAACTGAGTTTGGCTCAAAAGCAAGCCCTTCAGACCCTTGCTACCCAAGTGATCACTCAACTAGAGTTGCGCCTTAAGCTAAAGACAGTAGCTGCCGAGCGACAAGAGTTGGTGCTTAAGAATGAAGAAGTTCAGCAAAAGAATTCATTGTTGGAAATCAAGCAAAATAAAATCAATGAACAAAATAAAGCACTCAAACAGGCAACGGCAAACATAGAGCAACACAATAGGTTGTTGAAAGCAAAACAGGTAGAAATTACTACTCAAAATACCGAATTGAAGCAAAGCCAGCAGGCGTTATTGGCACAACGAGACGAAATAGCTTTGGCGCATAAAAAACTTTGGCGATACAACGAACGAATCATAGCCAATTTGCGCTATGCCAAAAGGGTACAGCAAGTGATATTGCCTACCTCGCAAGAAATACAGCAGGTATGCCAGGACTACTTTGTGTTGTACAGGCCTAAAGACATTGTGTCGGGGGATTTTTATTGGGTAGAGGAGGTAGATAACCAAGTGTTTATGGTAGTGGCAGATTGTACGGGTCATGGGGTGCCAGGGGCGTTTATGAGCCTGGTAGGGGCTACTTTGCTCGACCGGATTGTGAAGGTAAAACGTGAATATCACCCCGCCAAAATTCTGGAAGCACTCAACACCGAGGTAAGAAGGGTGTTGCACCAGGAGGTGTCTGATGACCGGAGTGGGATGGACATAGCTATTTGCAAATTTGAGAAAATAAGCCCAGAGCAAAACCTGCTTACGTTTGCTGGTGCCAAACACTCAGTATACTATACCCACCCTCACGAGCAAAATATTCGAACACTTAAGGGTACCCCTAAGGCTATAGGGGGAGTTCAGCGTACAAATATTTCGTTTACCAACCAGTGTGTACGCTTGCCGGTTGGCAGTACTTTTTATCTCTGTAGTGATGGTTATGTGGATCAAAATGATGCGCAAAGAAACAAGATTGGACAATTGTTGTTTTTGCAGCTGTTGCAACATGTGCAGTCGCTTACCCTGGCAAATCAACAACAGTTTTTGCTGAATTTTTTGGAAAAGCATATGCAACACACTGAGCAAAGGGACGACATTTTGCTGATGGGTTTTAGAATGTAA
- a CDS encoding TrkH family potassium uptake protein: protein MNQRARFTEQLNHLLYSNQERIAHILRIINNVNTSAIIVLLLYCYGADLEADDISSVFNWLELNIFVYALHFLVRWLYALNRRVFITGNLFETILVGVFLFVGLTNALGLYLFYNIFLLLEFADYRVFYESIIATYLVALLSYSVVRSSQAVSDLKINPATTFIASFILLILIGTGLLMMPAMSTAPGGVNFLDALFTSTSASCVTGLSVISAASDFSVKGQIVILFLIQLGGIGIVSFATFFATFLSQGVGIKQQAIIQDVLSSENLSSARNLLKQVIVLTFIIEVLGSIAVFMTWNKDVVFYTPEYKEEFTLKKPFIDTTGTGQPGLVDTVKIDTAEINIDEGLPTFGEEKEVTQVSTDSTQKNDTNTSSVASTDPSNTGVPANLRINNSLGNKIYFSVFHSISAFCNAGFSLFPDGLYQKGVRSSYILHLVFVLIITFGSLGFSAIQDIFSPKNMRERLAMPWKQWSLGTRIAVNMTLFLTILGAVGFYFLEQGKPALQDKNLLESIITSLFQSATTRTAGFNTVELGLSTPSLPSYIMIIFLMFIGAAPGSTGGGIKTTTFLLLIMSAIANIQGKKTVDLGRRQIAQDVISRAFSIVAFAITYNFVCMFILAITQPNAPLLQLFFEQISAFATVGLSTGITGNLTEGSKIVIITSMYIGRVGTLTLALALSKKVISTSYKYPTAHVMVG, encoded by the coding sequence ATGAATCAAAGAGCAAGGTTTACAGAACAACTCAATCACCTGTTGTATAGTAATCAAGAGCGTATTGCCCATATTTTACGCATCATTAATAATGTCAACACCTCAGCCATTATAGTGTTGCTATTGTATTGTTATGGAGCAGACCTCGAAGCAGATGATATATCGTCAGTGTTTAACTGGCTGGAGTTGAACATTTTTGTCTATGCCTTGCACTTCTTAGTTCGTTGGCTATATGCGCTCAATAGGCGAGTATTTATTACAGGAAACCTCTTTGAAACCATATTAGTAGGTGTTTTCTTATTCGTAGGACTCACCAATGCCTTGGGATTATACCTGTTTTATAATATTTTTCTTTTACTGGAGTTTGCCGATTATCGGGTATTCTATGAATCGATCATTGCTACTTATTTGGTGGCATTGTTGTCTTACTCGGTGGTGCGTTCCAGTCAGGCAGTTTCTGACCTTAAAATTAACCCAGCCACCACCTTCATAGCAAGTTTTATTCTCTTGATACTGATAGGTACCGGCTTGTTGATGATGCCGGCAATGTCTACTGCTCCTGGCGGAGTCAACTTTCTGGATGCCTTGTTTACCTCTACCAGTGCTTCTTGTGTAACCGGGTTGTCGGTGATTTCGGCAGCATCAGATTTTAGCGTCAAAGGGCAAATCGTGATCCTGTTTTTGATTCAATTGGGAGGAATTGGAATTGTGTCGTTTGCCACTTTTTTTGCTACTTTTTTGAGCCAGGGAGTAGGTATCAAGCAGCAGGCGATCATTCAGGATGTGTTAAGTAGCGAAAACCTTTCATCGGCACGCAACCTTTTGAAGCAGGTAATTGTGCTTACTTTTATTATTGAGGTTTTGGGTAGTATTGCCGTGTTTATGACCTGGAACAAGGATGTAGTCTTTTACACCCCTGAATACAAAGAAGAATTTACCCTCAAAAAACCTTTTATTGATACTACAGGCACTGGGCAACCTGGCTTGGTAGATACAGTGAAAATTGATACTGCTGAGATAAACATTGATGAAGGTTTGCCTACTTTTGGCGAAGAAAAAGAAGTGACTCAAGTATCTACTGACAGCACCCAAAAAAACGACACTAATACAAGTAGTGTGGCAAGTACCGACCCCTCTAACACTGGAGTACCCGCCAATTTAAGAATCAACAATAGCCTGGGCAATAAGATCTATTTCTCTGTTTTTCACTCCATTTCGGCGTTTTGTAACGCTGGGTTTAGTTTGTTTCCTGATGGTTTGTACCAAAAAGGAGTACGCAGTAGTTATATTCTACATTTGGTGTTTGTGCTCATCATTACCTTTGGTAGTTTGGGCTTTTCAGCAATACAAGATATTTTTTCACCTAAAAACATGCGTGAAAGACTGGCAATGCCCTGGAAACAATGGTCATTGGGTACCCGTATTGCCGTAAACATGACCTTATTTCTAACTATTTTGGGGGCTGTAGGTTTCTATTTCTTAGAGCAAGGCAAACCAGCCCTTCAGGATAAAAACTTGCTAGAGTCAATCATTACATCTTTGTTTCAGTCTGCCACTACCCGTACTGCAGGTTTCAATACGGTTGAACTTGGACTGTCTACCCCTTCTTTACCCAGTTACATTATGATCATATTTCTGATGTTTATTGGAGCTGCTCCCGGGTCTACCGGAGGAGGAATTAAAACTACTACTTTTCTGCTTTTAATTATGTCGGCAATAGCCAATATACAAGGCAAGAAAACCGTAGATTTAGGGAGGCGCCAAATTGCTCAAGACGTCATTTCGCGCGCTTTCTCTATTGTGGCCTTTGCTATTACCTACAATTTTGTTTGTATGTTTATTTTGGCCATTACCCAACCCAATGCCCCTTTACTACAGCTGTTCTTTGAGCAAATCTCAGCATTTGCTACAGTAGGTTTAAGTACAGGCATCACAGGCAACTTAACCGAAGGAAGCAAAATTGTGATCATTACTAGTATGTATATAGGCAGGGTAGGAACATTGACGCTTGCACTTGCCTTAAGTAAAAAAGTAATTAGTACCTCGTATAAATATCCTACTGCACATGTAATGGTAGGTTAG
- a CDS encoding bifunctional heptose 7-phosphate kinase/heptose 1-phosphate adenyltransferase, protein MQYDSIEAIFDAFSQQRILIIGDVMVDSYLWGKVERISPEAPVPIVQVQQREKRLGGAANVAMNIQALGAEPVLCSVIGNDGSGTDLLNLLDAHRLPKEGMLQSKERITTIKHRILSGHQHILRVDHEHTTNLTPTETHSLLALVKKLAASCQAIIFEDYDKGVLGEELIQGVIEYANAKGIPTIVDPKKKNFLNYAGATLFKPNLKELKDGLKIEFNAKDANELKDAVVKLKQTLQVKQALVTLSELGVYMDNGKDKVHIPAHLRSIADVSGAGDTLVSVAALCLALNTSPRFTAALSNLAGGLVCEHLGVVSIDKQLLLNEAIKHNILQP, encoded by the coding sequence ATGCAATACGACTCGATAGAAGCAATATTTGACGCTTTTTCTCAGCAAAGGATATTAATTATAGGCGATGTAATGGTAGACTCCTACCTTTGGGGAAAAGTTGAGCGTATTTCTCCTGAAGCTCCAGTGCCCATTGTGCAGGTTCAACAGCGCGAAAAAAGATTGGGTGGAGCCGCCAACGTAGCGATGAATATACAGGCATTGGGCGCTGAGCCTGTGCTATGCTCGGTGATAGGGAATGATGGCAGTGGTACCGATTTGCTCAATTTGCTTGATGCTCACCGACTACCCAAAGAAGGTATGCTACAAAGTAAAGAGCGCATTACCACTATCAAACACCGTATTTTGTCGGGGCACCAACACATTCTGCGGGTAGATCATGAACACACAACAAACCTTACTCCTACAGAAACCCACAGTTTGTTGGCGTTGGTTAAAAAACTGGCTGCCTCTTGTCAGGCCATTATTTTTGAAGATTATGACAAAGGGGTGTTGGGTGAAGAGTTGATCCAGGGGGTCATCGAATATGCCAATGCAAAAGGGATTCCTACCATTGTCGATCCTAAAAAGAAGAACTTTTTGAATTACGCTGGCGCTACTTTGTTTAAGCCTAATTTAAAGGAACTAAAAGATGGATTGAAAATTGAGTTTAACGCCAAAGATGCCAACGAATTAAAAGACGCAGTGGTCAAGCTTAAGCAAACACTTCAGGTAAAACAAGCCCTTGTAACTTTATCAGAGCTAGGCGTTTATATGGACAATGGGAAAGACAAAGTACACATCCCAGCACACTTGCGCTCTATTGCAGATGTATCAGGGGCAGGTGATACACTTGTGAGTGTAGCAGCCTTGTGTTTGGCATTGAATACCTCTCCTCGATTTACTGCTGCCTTGTCGAACCTGGCAGGTGGACTCGTTTGTGAACATCTTGGAGTGGTATCTATAGATAAGCAATTGTTATTGAACGAAGCAATCAAACATAATATACTCCAGCCATGA
- a CDS encoding pyridoxal phosphate-dependent aminotransferase, which produces MSVETKNPQATQVLSERINRLAESATIAMAKKARELEAKGQAVIKLNFGEPDFQTPDHIKAAAKQAIDDGFTFYTPVSGYPQLRQAIADKLKRDNGLKWEAENIVVSTGAKQSLANVLMCLLNPGDEVVVFTPYWVTYREIIKVAEGKPVMVSGSLENNFKVTPEQLKAAITPKTKAILYSSPSNPTGSVYSKDELRALADVLKAHEDVFVIADEIYEYVIFQDEYVSMGAFEDMHDRVVTVNGFSKGFAMTGWRVGYLAAPTWLASACDKLQGQFTSGTCSIAQKAAYAAITGDLAPSHDMAKAYLRRRDLVLDLMKDIKGFKTYLPDGAFYIFPDVSYYYGKSDGENTINNSIDLCMYILNNAHVSLVPGEAFGADNCLRFSFAASDEDLKTAMQRIKTVLEKLN; this is translated from the coding sequence ATGAGCGTAGAAACTAAAAATCCACAGGCCACTCAGGTTCTTTCTGAAAGAATCAACCGTTTGGCAGAGTCTGCCACCATCGCCATGGCAAAAAAAGCCCGTGAACTGGAAGCTAAAGGGCAGGCTGTAATTAAACTTAACTTTGGTGAGCCTGATTTTCAAACCCCTGATCACATCAAAGCTGCGGCTAAACAAGCAATTGATGATGGTTTTACTTTTTATACGCCTGTTTCAGGGTATCCACAGCTTCGTCAGGCCATTGCCGATAAGCTAAAGCGAGACAATGGGCTTAAATGGGAAGCTGAAAATATTGTGGTTTCTACTGGTGCCAAACAGTCACTTGCCAACGTATTGATGTGCTTGCTTAATCCAGGCGATGAGGTAGTAGTATTTACTCCTTATTGGGTAACTTACCGCGAGATAATCAAAGTAGCCGAAGGTAAGCCTGTAATGGTGAGTGGAAGCCTTGAAAATAACTTTAAAGTTACTCCAGAACAGCTTAAAGCTGCCATTACCCCCAAAACCAAAGCCATTTTATATTCTTCGCCCAGTAACCCTACTGGTTCGGTATACAGCAAAGATGAGCTCAGGGCTTTGGCTGATGTGCTCAAAGCACATGAAGATGTATTTGTAATTGCTGATGAAATCTATGAGTATGTGATTTTTCAGGACGAATACGTAAGCATGGGGGCATTTGAAGATATGCATGACAGAGTAGTTACTGTCAATGGTTTTTCAAAAGGCTTTGCCATGACTGGATGGAGAGTGGGGTATTTGGCTGCACCTACCTGGTTAGCCAGTGCTTGCGACAAGCTTCAAGGGCAATTTACCTCAGGTACTTGTTCTATTGCCCAAAAAGCCGCGTATGCTGCCATTACTGGTGATTTGGCACCTAGCCACGACATGGCTAAAGCTTATTTGCGTCGCCGTGACTTGGTGCTTGATTTGATGAAAGACATCAAGGGTTTTAAAACTTATTTGCCTGATGGGGCATTTTACATATTCCCTGATGTGAGCTATTATTATGGCAAAAGCGATGGTGAAAATACGATTAATAACTCTATCGACTTGTGTATGTACATTTTGAACAATGCACACGTATCATTAGTACCTGGCGAAGCCTTCGGAGCTGATAACTGCTTGCGTTTTTCGTTTGCAGCATCTGACGAAGACTTAAAAACAGCCATGCAACGGATTAAAACAGTATTAGAGAAACTAAACTAG